The Cottoperca gobio chromosome 8, fCotGob3.1, whole genome shotgun sequence genome contains the following window.
TGGAAGGTGCCATAGCCAACGAGAAGAAAGAGGCAGAACATGCTCTCTGAAGTCCAGCacagaggggggtggggggggctcTCCGGCAACTCAACCACAGCCTAGCAGCCTGCTCTCTTTACCCTGAAGGAAAAGTGCATTAAAACCCTGTTTATGCTGTACATAGAAACACgttcacacaaacagaaatgagcCCAATTCACACACACGAACAGCTAGCTTTTAGAACACCCACCAGAAAGATTACGTAGTCTGTATGAAAGCAGGTCAGCGTTTACTTCCCGACGCTGTTTAAACTGTGAGAGCAGCTCATCTCAAACCACACTGGACTAAAGGAGTAACCCACCTCTGCTGTTGGGGGCCCCTGCATTTCGCTGTAATCAAGAGTAAAATGATATCTGCTGCCCCCCACCCTGCCCTCTTTAGCTCTGTGGCCTCCTTTCTCCGGCACTTTTTCTTCTCTGGGAGGTCACCAGTTTGCTGTCTTCCTCCGTGTTGCTATGGTACCGCCCCTGAAAACAGCAAGTCATGTCCGCCTCTTCAGACAAAAGAGTTTTGGTGAAGGCTGTTGCTAACACTCTGTCcactttaatattttttataatgaaaGTACTAATCAGCTGTGTCTCTACTCATACGTTACTACTGGCTGCACATCAGTTATGAGGACTTGCACACTGTCAAAAAGCTATTTATGTCACCCGAGCGATAGAATTGCACCAAATGgctgaaaacatgttttatatctcctaccatttttcttttattgaggCTGTCATCATGGAGGAGGCAACAAAAAAGAATTGCATTTCAAATCTGTTGGTTATTTCTTAATTTTTGTAAAACGGTTTCAGTATAAACTTCACGTGCTGCATAGTTAAATTAATGACATAATCATTTGGTAGTCGTATTgatatttctgctttttttctgcCATGAGGTCAATCCGCCAGAAGGTGGCGCTGTTGTAATGTTAGATATTGTTGAATaactgcttgtgtttgtttgcaggtAGGTatcatgattttaaaatgttttaatagaaCTCATCTGTTTAACTAATTGagtaattattgtatttgttttgtggtgagtgtagtcagtgtgtgtgtgtgtgtgtgtatgttcaaaGGGAAAAcctggaatgtgtgtgtgtgttataaataGATTGATGTCAGTCATGAACTCTAATGCTTTCAAAACCACAGGTCCTTCAGCTTGAACATCACGTTCTGTGTCGCTTGCTCTGCTTAGTGCTAACTATAGCTGCAACGTTCAGACGACTAATCgccaattatttttgataatcgattaatcgttaaagtaattttttatgcaaaaatggcagaaaatgctgtttttagccttttgaatatggagatttcctgcttttctctgtttgatatCATATTAGACTGAATCTCTTTGTGTCTTGGACCgacaaaacaacatatttaaagacatcaaattggactttgagaaactgcgatggacatttttcactgttttctgactaattaacgattaatcgattaatctagaagAATATTTGGCAGATTTATCGACAATGCTAACCCTGCTGACTAACCACTCACAGTTTGGTTTTGctctgttgtttgtgtctctgcatgGTTGCTGTGTTGCATGGCTGTGGCTGGCTGCAGGGGCCGTACCTGGTGCACGGTGAGCAGAAGCGAGAAGGGCCTCTGACAGAGTGCGGCGGGAGCGGCACCCTGCATGACTATCAAACAGACCTGGGAGGAAaacctcagcagcagcagcagcaagcgTACCTGCGCTCTTCTCGTGGCCAGCTACGGGGAGGCAGCGGCCGGGGGCTCTCACGGCAAGACACCTTCGACTCTGAGACTCAGGGCAGCCGGGACTCCGCCTACACTGAAGCCGGCGACTCCTGCATGGACATTGAGACTGACCCCTATGAAGAGCCCGAGCCCTACCGAGGGGGCGGGGGCAACCGCCTCCACCTGGCGCAGCATCACGGCAGACAAGCATCCTGGGAAGACGAGGGCGCTGAGCCGGACCATGAGAACCTGAACCACCCTCCGATGCCGAGCCAGACGCAGCCGCATGGACGCGCCAAGCTGAGAGAGCGTTACTGCCAGGACCCTGTGGACACCGGGGCCAACATGAGCCACAACAAGAACCAGGACGACTGGGGGAGGGACGTCTACATCCGCTGAACAAGCATCGTACCACAAGGTCAAGGAAGCTACTGGACAGACTGAGAGAGgggatgggggagggggggaaaggTTCTGGTTTGTGGGTTCAGAAAGAACTGAAGTGGGTTTGGGGCCATGACAGTCAGGCTGACAAATTAATCTGTTTACATCCCAGTacaatgtaaagaaaaacatcatcaGCCAGATCTCATCAACTTATTGcaattgaatttatttatgtttagaaaaaataatattgttctattttttgtttcttttgttaatACTGCATGAATATCATGTATTTCTATACTGACAGCACGAGGACAGTAATTGTGAATCTCTGATTGTGATCAATCTCTCCTTCAGTTGTAGAGTGTGACGGCCGGTAGAGCTgtagtctgtcctgtctgtcctctgcagtCTTAAACAGGGTCTAATGTCACTGTCCCCATGTGCTGTACAGTGTCAGGGTTTCTCTTTACCTTAATCTTACTCAGTGCGTTTGGATTTCAGGGTTTCTCCCACACTGAGATCCAGAAGTTACGAGTCTCTCGCCTCCACGTTCTTATCACCCAgaccttaaaaaaagaaagctggTGGAGAAGTTGCCATATTTTAACACAAGAATTTATCAATGTTGCTACGCTCATGTCAGCTTGATAACAACAAAGAGTACACTCCAAAGACGTTTACTTCTTCCCTGACCTGGTTCAGCCACTGTACCCGTCTGTCTGACCCAGTCCTCCCGTTTTCCTTGTGGGTGCTGAGGGCGCCTGCtgtattcatttgttggtttttgCTAACATGGTGCAGATTCAAAGCAGCACTGCAGTTGTAGTTGTGTGAATGAAGTGTCCTGCCTTAGTCACTCGCACCCTAAAACACCCTTATTTCAAGAAATCTCCAATCACAAGTGCCGGAATGTCTCGCCAAGCCATGTCCACCACTGCCACGGTGGGATGTCTTAACTCTTGTTACACTCGTTTTCATATCATATCTGTGTCTCTTCGTGTCTCGTGGCTACTCTGCACTGTAGCCCATGCTGTCGCTCCAGCACGTCGCTCatgtcgtttttttttttctttgcaccaGCTTCGTCGTCTGTTTTTCAGGGCTAATGGTTATATAAAAAAGTACTTGTGTGTGGTTAATCACTCCCAACTTCCACCCAAACAGCTAGCTTGTATGATATTAAATACCACTCTCTTCTTACTCTTGATTTCTGACTGAattagtgttgtttttttttcctgtggacatttgcaaaaatgttaatCTTCAGTTCTTGTGAGGTAGTGAGAAGAGTATCaagtggggtggggggggggggggggggtaggatCATTTGGTCTTTACTCAGTTATCTATAATGGAGAATCCATGAATGTCTTTGGCGGGCTGCTTCGACCCGCCCGTCTTcagttgaataaataaatattaaataatgttattgttGCGTTATCGCAATtgttaaaaatatgaaataagatGTATCATTGGTGCCTGATTGTAGCTACATTTTGCTTTTTCTGCCTTTCATTTTTAATCTTGTGGATAAATTcgtattttaattaaaaatttAATCAGAAAATGCCATTGTGTCACTTAATTGATACGGTGAGATGTGAAGACAGATTTCAAAGATGCAAAGCTTGTACGtgtactttttaaatatttattcgAGGTGTTGCCTTTTATGTCTCAGGACAAAGAGATTTTATTTAACGTGAATCCATTTAATACAATGGAGTTATCTTTGAGCTCAAACTACATCGTCATTATTTCATTGACGTCTTCATCACAGCAAAAGATGATACACACATAATCATGCAATATAACTCCTAATATCTCCCTCCCTGTAGAACCTGTTCAGTCAAAATGCTTTGATGAGTGTAAACCTGCAAAACAGGAACAAAAGCCACTTTGTTTGCTTCAATTAAAACTCTCAACAGAACATGttacaggaaaagaaaatgttttaggCCCTTTGTCACTTGTTTTGAAGTCTTCAGGTAATGGAGGAAACAACACAATGAGAAAAAGACTGATGTTACAGTGCAGCTGTGTCCAGGATGTGGCTTTAATTTATCGTCTTCGGTCTTATCTGCAGTGTAGGAAATGATAACGAGGTTTCCATCTGAAACATAAATGTGAGTGTGATTTAACAAGGTGTGAAGGCAAGAGCCCAGTGTACAGAGCGTACTGTAATATAAGCTCTAACAGTTCAGTGGAAAGAGTATTTATATCctttttcttaagtaaaagtataaataccaCAGTGTACATTTACTGTGTTACGTGTGACAGCCCTGCGTTTTACTTAAGAGTACAAAAGCATTAATGACGTTTTACTCAAAGTATCAAAAGTGCTGTAatgttgagttgagttgagcAAACCACACTGCcacatacaataatataaatgaacattaacaattaaaataaaataagtatctACTATGagtaagttaaataaaaaatatatattattgttaatgATTGTGATAATAGTCAGAAAaggaacatttgaaatgtacaaatgtaacatttcaaatgtccccgttgtgggactaataaaggatttctgattggGAACTGTACAAGTTCAATACCCCCACTAAATGGGAGGGGGAGTTTTGGGAAAGTTtcgatattatattataagtaaaaattaaataacaatagTTAAAAGTTGTACTAGCTATAACACTGTGCGGCTGGGGAAAGAAtgatttaaaattgtaattattattgtattattattattattattattatcatcattattaccATACTATTATTCAGAGTTCAGGAAAGTACCCACACAGTGGTTGGAAATCCCAgggttttttattttgatgccCAATTTTGCTTTCTGTTGCTTAataacacacagagaggaaagaacACAATGTTTCCTCCAACTCCAAATAAGGAGTGGACATGTGTGTCATGAGTTGCGTCATCAGTCCACTCCTATCGTCGGTGTGTATGTCGCCTTCACTTGTTCCTGAATAAACTCCGACTTCTGAGACGCAGGGTAGGATTTGGATTTTTGATATATTTTCTTTGAGTTTGGAAAGCCTGTAGCACGGATCTGATAGATATTTAGAATACACATGGGGAACATGATTATCTACTGTATGGATGATGttggaagaaaaaataaaatcatcatgTTAAGCAGCTACGCTAAACAATTATGTTGTAAGCATAAACATATTGTTGaagagcattaaaaaaaagtattttagtattttttttgtacattggtacatttataaatgacatatataacctatacatttaatcatatttgctaaatatgaaatattattacACAAGTTGACAAACTGGTTAATTCTTCCCTTAGTTTAAACAcgaatgtattatattattgcaaTTTATAACCTTCATTATTTATTGCAGGACTATTATATTAGGCTGCATTAGCTTTAGCAGCTGTAGTTGACCAAATAAACAACCTGTCGTGTTAGCCTACCCATCCTAAGGGGGTCCCTCACGTACGTAATTTAGACTTTTCCCACAGCACATGAAGGCACCATTACTATGCCCTTTGTCCGTCACTCTCTCGACTGAAAAATGCCAAAGGgagacttttgtttttgagaaGCACCACCCACAAAGCTATGCAGAAGTAAAAGACGATATCAGGTGAATAATGTGAGTTTGTTTGCCAGTCAACAGTTAACAGATACTGAAGTTTGTCTCTCACGAGCGTTGACTTGATTTATATTGTATTCATCGCTCACCTCGCGCACACTTGTTGGACATGGGCTTTATTCTGACCAAGATGCTGGCTGTGTTCGGTGACAGAGGTAAGATAAACTTAATTTCACACAATTTCTGGTGTCACTTTTATAATCAAACTTCTTTATAAGATCCTAATCAAGCATTTTGaatctatatgtgtatacatatcctTAAATGATTTGTTGTAAATGGACTAAATGAGATTATAATAAGAGTTTCTTTCATGTAGCCTATCACAAATAGCACAACAGTGGTACAAAAGTACAGTAacgttacttaagtacagttttgaaGTACTTTACTGAGTATTTTCCTTGTctgctactttctacttctactcgactacattttggaagcaaatattgtacttttaacaGTCACCATATTTGACAGCTTTACTAGTTGATATGCTAATTTAGATTATTAACACAAagtataaatcaactaataaactatgatgctatattattatatattaagctacccagcagtatataaagtatttaaaataaacttaCAATATAAAAGTGAAGAACAcgttaatatattaataattataatcctaATTGTTACTTAGTTAAAGATACTAAGAGTACTCCACCAGATCTTACCAATATTCccttttataactttatatttaaatgtactttcatTCTTAGTGGCCTACAGTAAAACTAACACTGTCAGCAGTTGATGAACAGTACATAACACATGTTATTCTACTCAGTACATCAGTGTCCTTTATCTTATCTGTGAGTACATTTTGTCTTATGTTGCACTGTATATTCTGCAAGTCAAGATTAGAGTGTGTTCACATGAGAATAACAACAAATCCAGTTGATATTCTTAAGGTTAAAttcaacttcttcttttttcatttcctaCAGAGCACAAAGTCATTATTGTAGGTCTGGACAATGCTGGAAAGACAACCATCCTCTATCAGTTGTAAGTGATTTGGCTGCTTTCTGAGGCTAAAATAGTGTCTTATACCTCTAAAATCTGCTTGATacctgtatttaaaatgtgtttttattattccaCCACACAAACAGTCTGACGAAAGAAGCCGTGCACACATCACCAACCATCGGCAGCAACGTTGAGGAGATCATCGTACGTAAAACACACTTCTTGGTTTGGGATATCGGAGGACAAGAGAGCCTTCGAGCCAGCTGGTACTCGTACTACTGCAACACAGAGGTAGggatcacttcctgttttcagCAGCAGGttcaaaataaatcagaaaagtcagaaacatgacattttgatGTCGCTTTTATCTAAAGTTTGGATTTAGCTGACGTTTTTAGGTCGTTTTAAACCAGAAAATCATGCTCTCTGAATAAAAAAGTTACTATTCACTGTTACATAATCATTTAGAATATATAACACAGGTCTATAGCAGGCGTCTTGTGCCCCCCCTCCTGATAACATGGGCTCTGATAATGTGAGATATCTGTTGATTGTGTTactaaaaactaattaaatgacatgttgtgtctctgtttgatttgatttcagatTGTCATTCTGGTTGTGGACAGCACCGACCGTGAACGTCTCACGCTCACCAAAGAGGAACTGCACCAAATGCTCGCACATGAGGTACAAATCCAGCTGTGTTGGCAGATGTTTAAGAGTTATAGTCATTATGGTCCGGATGTTTTTACCACAAATCGCTCTTTGCATTAGATCAGATTACAGCAGGATAG
Protein-coding sequences here:
- the arl5c gene encoding putative ADP-ribosylation factor-like protein 5C, whose protein sequence is MGFILTKMLAVFGDREHKVIIVGLDNAGKTTILYQFLTKEAVHTSPTIGSNVEEIIVRKTHFLVWDIGGQESLRASWYSYYCNTEIVILVVDSTDRERLTLTKEELHQMLAHEDLQNAAVLILANKQDVKGSMTAAEISQCLTLDSISSHSWHVQACCALTGEGLPASLDWMKSRVVAK